Proteins from a genomic interval of Papaver somniferum cultivar HN1 chromosome 4, ASM357369v1, whole genome shotgun sequence:
- the LOC113275692 gene encoding EVI5-like protein isoform X1, whose product MERKKVEEFEPGPVPPARPVDRFGFFVPEENNSSQGSIKNNSSQGSITKKVINEQEREERRIRKWRKMIGVGGSDWKHYVRRKPQVVLRRIRKGIPDCLRGLVWQLISGSRDLLLMNPGVYEQLVLYETSTSELDIIRDISRTFPSHVFFQQRHGPGQRSLYNVLKAYSVYDRDVGYVQGMGFLAGLLLLYMSEEDAFWLLVALLKGAVHAPMEGLYLVGLPLVQQYLFQFEQLVREHLPKLGEHFIEEMINPSMYASQWFITVFSYSFPFNLALRIWDVFLYEGVMIVFQVGLALLKFCHDDLVKLPFEKLIHALRNFPEDAMDPDTILPMAHAIKVSKRLEELKHEYRKKNEKPILRAESSSSPVAQKQFSGKCFSNSMISRSPSLEESSAQGNQPPATPRSWRGRRLLSRNSTKSRSVKE is encoded by the exons ATGGAGCGGAAAAAAGTAGAGGAGTTTGAACCAGGACCAGTTCCACCTGCAAGACCAGTGGACAGATTTGGATTTTTTGTGCCAGAAGAGAACAACAGTTCCCAAGGTTCAATCAAGAACAACAGTTCCCAAGGCTCAATCACTAAAAAGGTTATCAATGAACAAGAAAG GGAGGAAAGAAGGATCAGAAAGTGGAGGAAAATGATAGGAGTTGGCGGAAGTGATTGGAAGCATTATGTTAGAAGAAAACCTCAGGTGGTGCTAAGGCGTATTAGAAAGGGAATTCCTGATTGCTTACGGGGTCTTGTTTGGCAGTTGATCTCAGGTAGTCGGGATCTCTTGCTAATGAATCCGGGTGTATACGAG CAACTAGTACTATATGAAACATCTACATCAGAACTGGACATAATTCGAGATATTTCCCGAACTTTTCCATCACATGTTTTCTTTCAGCAGAGACATGGACCAGGTCAAAGGTCGTTGTACAATGTTCTGAAGGCATACTCTGTGTATGACAGAGATGTTGGTTATGTTCAG GGAATGGGATTTTTAGCTGGTCTTTTGCTTCTGTACATGAGCGAGGAAGATGCATTCTGGTTATTGGTGGCTTTGTTGAAAGGAGCTGTTCATGCCCCAATGGAGGGATTATATTTG GTGGGACTGCCGTTGGTACAGCAATACCTCTTTCAGTTTGAACAATTGGTGAGAGAGCATTTGCCAAAGCTAGGGGAACATTTTATTGAGGAAATGATAAATCCAAGCATGTATGCTAGCCAGTGGTTCATAACCGTCTTTTCTTACTCCTTCCCTTTCAATTTGGCTCTTAGAATATGGGACGTCTTTCTTTACGAG GGTGTTATGATAGTTTTTCAAGTTGGTTTGGCGTTGTTGAAATTTTGTCACGACGACTTG GTAAAGTTACCTTTTGAGAAACTAATTCATGCCCTCCGAAACTTTCCCGAGGATGCAATGGACCCAGATACAATACTGCCGATGGCGCACGCAATCAAG GTATCAAAACGGCTAGAAGAGCTGAAGCATGAATACAGGAAGAAAAACGAGAAACCAATTCTACGTGCAGAATCCAGTTCTAGTCCTGTCGCTCAGAAGCAGTTCTCAGGAAAATGCTTTTCTAATTCAATGATAAG CAGGAGTCCATCACTTGAAGAGTCGTCAGCTCAAGGTAATCAACCACCTGCAACACCACGCAGTTGGAGGGGACGAAGATTGTTGAGTAGAAACAGCACAAAGAGCCGATCAGTAAAAGAATAA
- the LOC113275692 gene encoding EVI5-like protein isoform X2: MERKKVEEFEPGPVPPARPVDRFGFFVPEENNSSQGSIKNNSSQGSITKKVINEQEREERRIRKWRKMIGVGGSDWKHYVRRKPQVVLRRIRKGIPDCLRGLVWQLISGSRDLLLMNPGVYEQLVLYETSTSELDIIRDISRTFPSHVFFQQRHGPGQRSLYNVLKAYSVYDRDVGYVQGMGFLAGLLLLYMSEEDAFWLLVALLKGAVHAPMEGLYLVGLPLVQQYLFQFEQLVREHLPKLGEHFIEEMINPSMYASQWFITVFSYSFPFNLALRIWDVFLYEGVMIVFQVGLALLKFCHDDLVKLPFEKLIHALRNFPEDAMDPDTILPMAHAIKVSKRLEELKHEYRKKNEKPILRAESSSSPVAQKQFSGKCFSNSMIRSPSLEESSAQGNQPPATPRSWRGRRLLSRNSTKSRSVKE; this comes from the exons ATGGAGCGGAAAAAAGTAGAGGAGTTTGAACCAGGACCAGTTCCACCTGCAAGACCAGTGGACAGATTTGGATTTTTTGTGCCAGAAGAGAACAACAGTTCCCAAGGTTCAATCAAGAACAACAGTTCCCAAGGCTCAATCACTAAAAAGGTTATCAATGAACAAGAAAG GGAGGAAAGAAGGATCAGAAAGTGGAGGAAAATGATAGGAGTTGGCGGAAGTGATTGGAAGCATTATGTTAGAAGAAAACCTCAGGTGGTGCTAAGGCGTATTAGAAAGGGAATTCCTGATTGCTTACGGGGTCTTGTTTGGCAGTTGATCTCAGGTAGTCGGGATCTCTTGCTAATGAATCCGGGTGTATACGAG CAACTAGTACTATATGAAACATCTACATCAGAACTGGACATAATTCGAGATATTTCCCGAACTTTTCCATCACATGTTTTCTTTCAGCAGAGACATGGACCAGGTCAAAGGTCGTTGTACAATGTTCTGAAGGCATACTCTGTGTATGACAGAGATGTTGGTTATGTTCAG GGAATGGGATTTTTAGCTGGTCTTTTGCTTCTGTACATGAGCGAGGAAGATGCATTCTGGTTATTGGTGGCTTTGTTGAAAGGAGCTGTTCATGCCCCAATGGAGGGATTATATTTG GTGGGACTGCCGTTGGTACAGCAATACCTCTTTCAGTTTGAACAATTGGTGAGAGAGCATTTGCCAAAGCTAGGGGAACATTTTATTGAGGAAATGATAAATCCAAGCATGTATGCTAGCCAGTGGTTCATAACCGTCTTTTCTTACTCCTTCCCTTTCAATTTGGCTCTTAGAATATGGGACGTCTTTCTTTACGAG GGTGTTATGATAGTTTTTCAAGTTGGTTTGGCGTTGTTGAAATTTTGTCACGACGACTTG GTAAAGTTACCTTTTGAGAAACTAATTCATGCCCTCCGAAACTTTCCCGAGGATGCAATGGACCCAGATACAATACTGCCGATGGCGCACGCAATCAAG GTATCAAAACGGCTAGAAGAGCTGAAGCATGAATACAGGAAGAAAAACGAGAAACCAATTCTACGTGCAGAATCCAGTTCTAGTCCTGTCGCTCAGAAGCAGTTCTCAGGAAAATGCTTTTCTAATTCAATGATAAG GAGTCCATCACTTGAAGAGTCGTCAGCTCAAGGTAATCAACCACCTGCAACACCACGCAGTTGGAGGGGACGAAGATTGTTGAGTAGAAACAGCACAAAGAGCCGATCAGTAAAAGAATAA
- the LOC113273934 gene encoding zinc finger protein ZAT3-like, giving the protein MSNNSNTDSNPPLSTSPFYSQQEIVEVFPESVIHAGDISGSIAEGFSEKHKKKRSKLIRISGSNLNVTSSSQSNMYPKFKSTKKQEANAPPNNNIRPCSECGRQFWSWKALFGHMRCHPERQWRGINPPPNYRKPVPLPLPPPSTEQQGLGIVVASNWSTNVEDYEAATCLLMLANGSVPITAQCISWYRDGDSLDAAGYDDREPEPPPQLGFVDSSAPSSSNSRFECSSCKKVFGSHQALGGHRASHKNVKGCFAMAQSSEDDPNCQLDLNHETGDKQEKMAMDSRHKCGICFRVFSTGQALGGHMRCHWEKFEDGPSLHQGPSTSASARDGCVLDLNFPPYPPPVEIDSVMHTGLNSSSASEIGLDLTLGTILRK; this is encoded by the coding sequence ATGAGCAATAACAGCAACACAGATAGTAATCCTCCTCTTTCTACTTCTCCTTTCTATTCTCAGCAAGAAATTGTTGAAGTCTTTCCAGAATCTGTGATCCACGCCGGAGACATCAGTGGGTCTATTGCTGAAGGATTTAGTGAAAAGCACAAGAAGAAGAGATCAAAACTCATCAGAATTAGTGGTTCTAATCTTAATGTTACGTCATCTTCGCAATCAAACATGTACCcgaaatttaaatcaacaaagaAACAAGAAGCAAATGCTCCTCCAAACAACAATATTAGACCGTGTAGTGAATGTGGTAGGCAGTTTTGGTCATGGAAAGCTTTATTTGGGCATATGCGTTGTCACCCAGAGCGTCAATGGCGAGGCATAAATCCACCACCGAATTATAGAAAGCCTGTGCCACTGCCGCTtccaccaccatcaacagagcAGCAGGGATTAGGAATAGTAGTTGCGTCAAATTGGAGTACTAACGTAGAAGATTATGAAGCTGCAACATGTCTATTAATGCTTGCAAATGGTTCAGTTCCGATAACTGCACAGTGTATTAGTTGGTACAGGGATGGTGATTCATTAGATGCGGCAGGTTATGACGATAGAGAACCAGAGCCACCACCACAGTTAGGATTTGTTGACAGCAGTGCTCCATCAAGTTCGAATTCTCGATTTGAGTGTTCTAGTTGCAAGAAGGTTTTTGGGTCTCACCAAGCGTTAGGCGGTCATAGGGCTAGTCACAAAAATGTAAAGGGTTGTTTTGCAATGGCACAGAGCAGTGAAGACGACCCAAACTGCCAACTTGATCTCAATCATGAAACAGGTGACAAACAGGAGAAAATGGCTATGGATTCCAGGCATAAATGTGGGATTTGCTTCAGGGTTTTTTCTACTGGTCAAGCTCTTGGCGGGCACATGAGGTGCCACTGGGAGAAATTTGAAGATGGGCCATCTTTGCATCAAGGGCCGAGCACCTCAGCTTCAGCAAGAGATGGCTGCGTGCTGGACTTGAATTTTCCTCCTTATCCTCCACCGGTGGAGATTGACTCCGTAATGCACACAGGTTTAAACTCTTCTTCTGCTTCAGAAATTGGTTTGGATTTAACTTTGGGGACGATTTTAAGGAAATAG